The following coding sequences are from one Microtus pennsylvanicus isolate mMicPen1 chromosome 1, mMicPen1.hap1, whole genome shotgun sequence window:
- the LOC142854791 gene encoding LOW QUALITY PROTEIN: activity-dependent neuroprotector homeobox protein 2-like (The sequence of the model RefSeq protein was modified relative to this genomic sequence to represent the inferred CDS: inserted 3 bases in 2 codons; deleted 1 base in 1 codon; substituted 2 bases at 2 genomic stop codons) — translation MFQIPLQNLDSIRKVRKRVKGILVDIVLDSCKELLKDLKGFEPGEKYFYNTSWSDVSLWEPSGKKARYRTKPYCCTLCRYSTKVLASLKNHLHRYHEDEADQKLMIPCPNCXFSSQPRVVGKHFRMFHAPARKVQNXMVNILGEAKTLRSDVISFTCLKCNFSNTLYYSMKKHVLVAHFHYLINSYFGFRTEETEQPKASDPASVDKILSFDKYYCKKCNAIASSQDALMYHILTSDVHRDLENKLRSVISEHIKRTGFLKQMHIAPKPVTHLALLPNSSASSIAAPPSCFHLTLPLNSQSPGTVQPVTVAPGTSGSVTHPPPTTAQSHVALVSSPLPVCQNSLTLKPSAPPPVFISHSVPLNQPGSTSVLPVNKSVRASILPMNQAVRPGVLPLTQPMESISRPVGPINRPVGPGVLPVSPSVNSGALQSAYPGGISVGRAVPSGVLSAGQVAPAGVVPGQTATSGVLPTGQVAQSSVLPVGQTPPSRVLPPGQTVPLRVLPAGQVVSPGLLSSNQTVPSAVVPVNQGVSSGVLQLSQPVTPGVLPVGPPVRPGVLPLSPSVSTNILPVSQPVRAGTSQNTTFLTSGSILRQLIPTGKQVNGIPTYTLAPVSVTLPMSSGGGLATVATPPQVPMXFLPSSSGTQMASSLPSLPSPQVLVSPAPSMFVQATSPVADADQALRQAKQWKTCLVCNELFPSNVYQVHMEMAHNQSESKSGEKLEPEKLTACAPFLKWMREKMVRCLSCECLVSQEELRHHLLMHGLGCLFCPCTFHDIPGLVEHSRTKHLGKKRLSLDYSNRGFQLDLDANGNLLFPILXFHHHMPREKLGEREVYLAILVGIHSKSLVPVYVKVRPQPKVSPKLPSKQKLTCPFCFGTSVTADAYELHLKERHHVMPTVHTMLRSPAFKCIHCCGVYTGNMTLGAIAVHLLHCRSAPKDSSSDLQGQPGFIESSELLLVNGEVIPDSTFAVKRKLPEGRGGGEDQRDGDKPQLTLDTDAVPGPERGLSAVPLKRQKNESRTEGSGASDDSLQVLALDPTKYGGRSYEDKKQFLRDYFHKRPYLSRKEVELLTSLLWVWKIDVASFFGKRRYICMKAIKTHKPSVLLGFDMSELKNIKHSLNFECESQDL, via the exons atgttTCAAATTCCTCTGCAGAATCTtgacagcatcaggaaggtgcgGAAGAGGGTGAAAGGCATCTTGGTGGATATTGTACTTGACAGCTGCAAAGAGCTGCTGAAGGATCTTAAAGGCTTTGAACCAGGAGAGAAGTACTTTTATAATACATCATGGAGCGATGTCTCCCTTTGGGAACCTTCTGGAAAGAAAGCGAGATACCGAACGAAGCCGTACTGCTGTACTCTCTGTAGGTACTCAACAAAGGTGCTCGCTTCCCTAAAAAATCACCTGCATCGTTACCATGAAGACGAGGCTGACCAGAAGCTGATGATCCCCTGCCCCAACT CGTTTTCTTCTCAGCCCAGGGTAGTGGGCAAGCACTTCAGGATGTTTCATGCGCCTGCGCGGAAAGTCCAGAACTAAATGGTAAACATTCTGGGTGAAGCGAAGACATTAAGGAGTGATGTGATAAGCTTCACatgtttaaaatgtaacttttccAACACCTTGTACTACAGTATGAAGAAGCATGTGCTGGTGGCCCATTTTCATTACTTAATCAACTCCTACTTTGGTTTTCGAACCGAGGAAACAGAGCAACCAAAAGCAAGTGACCCTGCTTCTGTGGATAAAATCCTGTCATTTGACAAATACTACTGTAAAAAATGTAACGCTATTGCCAGCAGTCAGGATGCCCTGATGTATCACATTTTGACATCAGATGTACACAGGGACTTGGAGAACAAGCTGCGGTCTGTGATTTCAGAACACATCAAGAGGACTGGGTTTCTGAAGCAAATGCATATTGCTCCAAAACCAGTGACCCACTTGGCCTTACTGCCAAATAGCAGTGCTTCGAGCATTGCAGCTCCTCCGTCTTGCTTCCACCTTACTTTGCCACTGAACAGTCAAAGTCCTGGCACTGTGCAGCCAGTGACTGTGGCCCCAGGCACTTCTGGAAGCGTTACACACCCCccacccaccactgcccagtctcaTGTAGCTCTGGTCTCCAGCCCTTTGCCTGTATGCCAGAATAGCCTCACCCTGAAACCGTCAGCTccccctcctgtctttatctctcaCAGTGTTCCACTTAATCAGCCTGGGAGTACTTCTGTGCTGCCTGTGAATAAGTCTGTTAGAGCAAGCATCCTTCCCATGAATCAAGCTGTACGCCCTGGAGTTTTACCCCTCACTCAGCCCATGGAGTCTATAAGTAGACCTGTGGGACCCATAAACAGACCTGTTGGACCTGGTGTCTTACCTGTGAGTCCCTCTGTCAACTCAGGGGCTCTGCAGTCTGCTTATCCAGGGGGGATTTCTGTAGGTCGGGCGGTTCCATCAGGAGTCCTTTCTGCCGGCCAGGTGGCCCCTGCTGGAGTGGTCCCTGGGCAGACAGCCACTTCTGGTGTCCTTCCCACTGGCCAAGTGGCTCAGTCATCAGTTCTCCCTGTTGGCCAGACACCTCCATCTCGAGTTCTCCCTCCTGGCCAGACAGTGCCCTTGAGGGTTCTCCCTGCAGGCCAGGTGGTATCACCTGGGCTGCTTTCATCAAACCAGACTGTCCCCTCAGCTGTTGTCCCTGTGAATCAGGGTGTAAGCTCTGGTGTTCTTCAGCTCAGTCAGCCAGTAACACCAGGGGTCCTTCCTGTGGGCCCACCCGTAAGGCCTGGTGTCCTGCCGCTCAGTCCATCTGTCAGCACTAACATCTTGCCTGTGAGCCAGCCAGTGAGAGCGGGAACCTCACAGAACACTACTTTCCTCACTTCAGGCTCTATTCTCAGACAGCTCATTCCGACTGGGAAGCAGGTGAATGGAATTCCCACCTACACACTGGCCCCAGTGTCTGTCACTCTGCCTATGTCCTCTGGTGGAGGCCTTGCAACTGTCGCAACACCACCCCAGGTGCCAATGTAGTTCTTGCCCTCCAGCTCGGGCACACAGATGGCTAGCTCCCTGCCCAGCCTGCCCTCCCCACAGGTGCTAGTGAGCCCTGCCCCTAGTATGTTTGTTCAGGCTACCTCACCTGTAGCAGATGCAGATCAGGCACTCAGACAGGCCAAGCAGTGGAAAACATGCCTGGTTTGCAATGAGCTTTTCCCTTCCAATGTCTACCAG GTGCACATGGAAATGGCTCACAATCAGAGTGAGTCCAAGTCTGGTGAGAAACTTGAACCTGAAAAGCTTACTGCATGTGCCCCGTTTCTGAAATGGATGAGAGAGAAGATGGTGCGCTGCCTCTCCTGTGAGTGCCTGGTCTCGCAGGAGGAGCTGAGGCACCATTTGCTCATGCATGGCTTGGGATGCCTGTTTTGTCCGTGCACTTTCCATGATATCCCGGGCCTTGTGGAGCACAGCAGGACTAAGCACCTGGGCAAGAAGAGACTGTCGTTGGATTATAGTAACAGAGGTTTCCAGCTGGACCTGGATGCCAATGGGAACTTGCTCTTCCCCATCTT ATTTCATCACCATATGCCACGAGAAAAGCTTGGAGAGCGAGAGGTGTACCTGGCTATCCTTGTTGGAATACACTCCAAGTCACTGGTACCTGTGTATGTTAAGGTGAGGCCGCAGCCCAAGGTTTCACCAAAGTTGCCTAGCAAACAGAAGCTGACCTGCCCCTTTTGTTTTGGCACATCTGTGACTGCTGATGCCTATGAGCTCCATCTGAAGGAGAGGCACCATGTCATGCCCACAGTCCATACAATGCTCAGGTCTCCAGCCTTTAAGTGCATCCACTGCTGTGGGGTCTACACTGGAAATATGACCTTAGGAGCCATTGCTGTCCATTTGCTCCATTGTAGAAGTGCTCCCAAGGACAGCAGCTCAGACCTGCAGGGCCAGCCAGGTTTTATTGAGAGCAGTGAACTGCTGTTGGTTAATGGGGAAGTgatccctgactccacctttgcTGTAAAGAGAAAGCTGCCAgaagggcgg ggagggggggaagaccAGAGGGATGGGGACAAGCCCCAGCTCACTCTAGACACCGATGCAGTCCCAGGACCAGAGAGAGGACTGAGTGCTGTGCCTTTGAAGAGACAGAAGAATGAGAGCAGGACAGAGGGGTCGGGGGCCAGTGATGACTCTCTGCAGGTGTTAGCATTGGATCCTACCAAGTATGGAGGCCGCTCCTATGAGGACAAAAAACAGTTTCTTAGAGATTATTTCCACAAGAGGCCATATCTGAGTAGAAAAGAAGTGGAACTATTGACTTCACTCTTATGGGTCTGGAAAATCGACGTGGCTTCGTTTTTTGGGAAAAGAAGGTATATTTGCATGAAAGCAATAAAAACTCATAAGCCCTCTGTACTTCTAGGTTTTGATATGTCTGAACTAAAAAATATCAAACATAGTCTGAACTTCGAGTGTGAATCACAGGATCTGTAG